Proteins found in one Halobaculum sp. MBLA0147 genomic segment:
- a CDS encoding PGF-CTERM-anchored ABC transporter substrate-binding protein, which translates to MSDTRTRRTRRTRRLRRLATVLATVALLALAPVAGVAAADATGGQTTDQTSADHGSLAAVQETDCTFPVTRTDATGTEVTLEERPERVTTLQPSAAQTMWEIGGKSQVVGVSKNADYLAGADERTNISTGGFGGASVEKVVGTQPDLVLAPNLVRNETVRALRDAGLTVFKLSFAGTIDDVARKTTLIGRLTGNCAGAAEANAWMTANVEAAGEATADVERPTVLYPLPGQFVVGQGTFITEMLVAAGGENVFAGEIAGYKEVNSETILAAQPDVVVFTDSSSYLAASEPFSQLEAVQAERTVQVNTNWMNQPAPRSVVYAVRNLTRGFHPDAAASATFPTREEAVAAMATPTPTETATSTAVNDDPTPEPTDDTATTTETTQNDTETATTAPGLGAVVAVLSVTVAALLARRRR; encoded by the coding sequence GTGAGCGACACACGGACACGACGGACGCGACGGACACGACGACTGCGGCGACTGGCGACGGTGCTCGCGACCGTCGCCCTGCTGGCGCTCGCGCCGGTCGCGGGCGTCGCGGCGGCCGACGCGACGGGTGGACAGACGACCGACCAGACGAGCGCGGACCACGGGAGTCTCGCGGCGGTCCAGGAGACGGACTGTACGTTCCCGGTGACGCGGACGGACGCGACCGGGACCGAGGTGACCCTCGAAGAGCGCCCCGAGCGGGTGACGACGCTCCAGCCGAGCGCCGCCCAGACGATGTGGGAGATCGGCGGGAAGTCACAGGTGGTCGGCGTCTCGAAGAACGCCGACTACCTCGCGGGCGCCGACGAGCGGACGAACATCTCGACCGGCGGCTTCGGCGGTGCCAGCGTCGAGAAGGTCGTCGGTACCCAGCCGGATCTCGTGTTGGCGCCGAACCTCGTGCGCAACGAGACCGTGCGGGCGCTGCGTGACGCCGGCCTGACGGTGTTCAAACTCTCCTTCGCGGGGACCATCGACGACGTGGCTCGGAAGACGACGCTGATCGGGCGGCTCACCGGCAACTGTGCCGGCGCGGCGGAGGCGAACGCCTGGATGACCGCGAACGTCGAGGCGGCCGGCGAGGCGACCGCCGACGTCGAGCGTCCGACGGTGTTGTACCCGCTGCCGGGACAGTTCGTCGTCGGCCAGGGGACGTTCATCACGGAGATGCTCGTCGCCGCGGGCGGCGAGAACGTCTTCGCGGGCGAGATCGCGGGGTACAAGGAGGTCAACAGCGAGACGATCCTCGCCGCACAGCCGGACGTGGTCGTCTTCACCGACTCGTCGTCGTACCTCGCGGCGAGCGAGCCGTTCTCGCAGCTGGAGGCCGTCCAGGCGGAACGGACGGTGCAGGTGAACACGAACTGGATGAACCAGCCCGCGCCGCGATCGGTGGTGTACGCGGTGCGGAACCTGACGCGCGGGTTCCACCCGGACGCCGCCGCGTCGGCGACGTTCCCGACTCGCGAGGAGGCCGTCGCGGCGATGGCGACGCCGACACCGACGGAGACGGCGACGTCGACCGCGGTGAACGACGACCCGACACCCGAACCGACCGACGACACGGCGACGACGACCGAGACCACACAGAACGACACGGAGACGGCGACGACCGCGCCCGGACTCGGTGCGGTCGTGGCGGTGCTGTCGGTCACGGTCGCGGCACTGCTCGCCCGTCGGCGACGGTGA
- the btuC gene encoding vitamin B12 ABC transporter permease BtuC produces the protein MQRVWRRTAVYSLLLAAALVVAVTVSAGIGPVSIPAREVVAVLLNAVVVPVGVETVGGGSGGLLVVPEVRVRLHHPFSFVVPETHAVIVRSVRLPRILLAALVGVALSAAGTVMQGFFRNPMADPSVVGVSSGAAVGAVTAIVLPFAVPFGLGLQGAAFLGGLVAGFAVYLIATRDGRTPTATLLLVGIAVQTLASAVVSFVILFSGDSMRRVVYWLMGHLQNASWDEVVVAAAVIPPLVVVLGAYTRDLNAMLLGEADAGALGVRVEHSKRALLAVSSVLTGAAVAVSGVIGFVGLIVPHGVRLLVGPDHRVLLPTSALAGGTFLVAADTLARSGAVELPVGIVTAAAGAPFFLYLLRTREVYDL, from the coding sequence GTGCAGAGAGTGTGGCGTCGGACGGCGGTGTACTCGCTGCTGTTGGCCGCCGCGTTGGTCGTGGCCGTCACCGTGAGCGCCGGGATCGGACCGGTGTCAATCCCCGCTCGCGAGGTGGTCGCGGTGTTGTTGAACGCGGTCGTCGTCCCGGTCGGGGTCGAGACGGTCGGCGGCGGCAGTGGCGGTCTCCTAGTGGTCCCGGAGGTGCGCGTGCGGCTCCACCACCCGTTCTCGTTCGTCGTCCCGGAGACGCACGCCGTCATCGTCCGGAGCGTCCGCCTCCCGCGGATCCTGCTGGCGGCACTCGTCGGCGTCGCGCTGTCGGCGGCCGGCACCGTCATGCAGGGGTTCTTCCGGAACCCGATGGCGGACCCCTCCGTCGTCGGCGTCTCCTCCGGGGCGGCGGTCGGGGCGGTGACGGCCATCGTCCTCCCGTTCGCGGTGCCGTTCGGCCTCGGGCTCCAGGGGGCGGCGTTCCTCGGTGGACTCGTCGCCGGGTTCGCGGTGTACCTGATCGCGACGCGGGACGGGCGGACGCCGACGGCGACGCTGTTGCTCGTCGGCATCGCCGTCCAGACGCTGGCGAGTGCGGTGGTCTCGTTCGTGATCCTCTTCTCGGGCGACTCGATGCGGCGGGTCGTCTACTGGCTGATGGGCCACCTCCAGAACGCCTCCTGGGACGAGGTGGTAGTCGCGGCGGCGGTGATCCCCCCGCTCGTCGTCGTCTTGGGGGCGTACACTCGCGACCTGAACGCGATGTTGCTCGGCGAGGCGGACGCCGGCGCGCTGGGTGTCCGGGTCGAACACTCCAAGCGGGCGCTGTTGGCGGTGTCGTCGGTGTTGACCGGCGCGGCGGTCGCCGTCTCAGGTGTGATCGGCTTCGTCGGGCTGATCGTCCCCCACGGCGTCCGCCTCCTCGTCGGGCCGGACCACCGCGTGCTCCTCCCGACGAGCGCGCTGGCCGGCGGCACGTTCCTCGTCGCGGCCGACACGCTCGCTCGTTCCGGGGCGGTGGAACTCCCCGTCGGGATCGTCACCGCCGCCGCAGGTGCGCCGTTCTTCCTGTACCTCCTGCGGACCAGGGAGGTGTACGACCTGTGA
- a CDS encoding ABC transporter ATP-binding protein: MSRSDGVATDPETDHESDDTTSPVVAAADVHVELGGEAVLTGVSLSVARGELVGLVGPNGAGKTTLLRVLNGTLTPDRGTVRVDGVPLADRSRRAVARRVATVPQETRLSFEFSVADVVEMGRTPYVSRFGRTTADDRAAVERAMERAAVAEFADRSVTSLSGGERQRVLLARALAQSTPALLLDEPTANLDINHQVRTFELVRDAVDGGPERDDTGPERDDTGSERDDTGPERDDTGSKRDDTGRKGVLAAIHDLDLAARYCDRLVLLADGAVQAAGTPETVLASDALQTAFGVPTELSHDPTTGSPRVTAVTEDESDPSGTGETRPETDDD; encoded by the coding sequence GTGAGTCGGTCGGACGGGGTTGCGACCGACCCCGAGACGGATCACGAGTCGGACGACACAACGTCGCCGGTCGTCGCCGCGGCGGACGTCCACGTCGAGTTGGGCGGCGAGGCCGTGTTGACGGGCGTCTCGCTGTCGGTCGCACGTGGCGAGTTGGTCGGTCTCGTCGGACCGAACGGCGCGGGGAAAACGACTCTGCTCCGGGTGCTCAACGGGACACTGACGCCGGATCGCGGCACCGTCCGGGTGGACGGCGTCCCGCTCGCGGATCGGAGTCGTCGTGCGGTCGCCCGACGAGTCGCGACGGTGCCACAGGAGACGCGGCTCTCCTTCGAGTTCTCCGTCGCGGACGTCGTGGAGATGGGCCGGACGCCGTACGTCTCCCGGTTCGGGCGGACGACGGCCGACGACCGCGCGGCGGTCGAGCGGGCGATGGAGCGGGCCGCCGTCGCCGAGTTCGCGGACCGTTCCGTGACGAGTCTCTCCGGGGGCGAGCGCCAGCGCGTCCTCCTGGCACGGGCGCTGGCGCAGTCGACGCCCGCGCTCCTGTTGGACGAGCCGACGGCGAACCTCGACATCAACCACCAGGTGCGGACGTTCGAACTCGTCCGCGACGCCGTCGACGGCGGTCCGGAGCGTGACGACACCGGCCCGGAGCGCGACGACACCGGCTCGGAGCGTGACGACACTGGTCCGGAGCGCGACGACACCGGCTCGAAGCGTGACGACACCGGGCGGAAGGGTGTACTCGCGGCGATCCACGACCTCGACCTCGCCGCGCGGTACTGCGACCGGCTCGTGTTGCTGGCCGACGGCGCGGTCCAGGCCGCCGGCACGCCGGAGACGGTGCTGGCGAGTGACGCGCTCCAGACGGCCTTCGGCGTCCCGACGGAACTCAGCCACGACCCGACCACCGGCTCGCCACGCGTGACCGCCGTCACCGAGGACGAGTCGGACCCGAGTGGAACCGGCGAGACCCGACCGGAGACCGACGACGACTGA
- a CDS encoding ATP-binding protein, with amino-acid sequence MAHGAVDERDDAISLLCVSGWSGAAAELTGRLVAARDRFERTFERDPYVALETVGDAEIDCVVASYTLSDLDGLSLLASVRAEHPDLPFVLVAADGSEAVAARAVSMDVTEYVRVDRTGTDATDLADRIATAVSERRTDPGQFSGPGNPLTAVFEEFPEPTFAYEFDETRGAAVIRAANDAFVEVFGYDRERAVDSEVDELIVPPDRQTEADAVDEQVRAGERVDATLERQAASGLRVFRFRNIPLAEADPVDGFAVYADVTERQRRQREAAERRHQLERQNDQLEQLISVISHDLRSPLNVAAGRVDMARRERSGETESLDTAAEAIERMDTIVEDALSLARTGRTVTETESVTLASLVDACWGVIDGPDATLESAVDGLRVECDRGRLRHLFENLFRNAVEHGDGETTVHVGTVTDAEGEPVGFFVADDGPGIPPEDREAVFEPSYTTSESGTGLGLSIVAGVVDAHDWSISVAESAAGGARFEVTDLDVVDD; translated from the coding sequence ATGGCACACGGTGCGGTCGACGAACGAGACGACGCCATCAGCCTGTTGTGCGTGAGCGGCTGGTCGGGTGCGGCCGCGGAGCTGACCGGCCGGCTCGTCGCCGCTCGCGACCGGTTCGAACGGACGTTCGAACGAGACCCGTACGTCGCTCTGGAGACCGTCGGCGACGCGGAGATCGACTGTGTCGTCGCGAGCTACACGCTGAGTGATCTCGACGGGCTCTCGCTGCTCGCGTCCGTCCGTGCGGAACACCCGGATCTCCCCTTCGTCCTCGTCGCGGCCGACGGCTCGGAGGCGGTCGCGGCGCGTGCGGTGTCGATGGACGTGACGGAGTACGTCCGCGTCGACAGGACGGGGACGGACGCGACGGACCTCGCGGACCGGATCGCGACGGCGGTGTCCGAGCGGCGGACGGACCCGGGGCAGTTCTCCGGCCCCGGCAACCCGCTCACGGCGGTGTTCGAGGAGTTCCCGGAGCCGACGTTCGCCTACGAGTTCGACGAGACGCGTGGCGCGGCGGTGATCCGGGCGGCCAACGACGCCTTCGTCGAGGTGTTCGGCTACGACCGCGAGCGGGCCGTCGACAGCGAGGTCGACGAGTTGATCGTCCCGCCCGACCGGCAGACGGAGGCGGACGCCGTCGACGAGCAGGTCCGCGCGGGCGAGCGCGTCGACGCCACGCTCGAACGGCAGGCCGCATCCGGGCTCCGCGTGTTCCGGTTCCGCAACATCCCGCTGGCGGAGGCCGACCCCGTCGACGGGTTCGCGGTGTACGCCGACGTGACCGAACGCCAGCGACGCCAACGCGAGGCCGCCGAGCGCCGCCACCAGTTGGAGCGGCAGAACGACCAACTCGAACAGCTGATCTCCGTCATCTCCCACGACCTCCGGAGTCCGCTGAACGTCGCAGCCGGCCGCGTCGACATGGCACGCCGCGAGCGGTCGGGCGAGACGGAGAGTCTCGACACCGCCGCCGAGGCGATCGAACGGATGGACACCATCGTCGAGGACGCGCTCTCGCTGGCCCGCACCGGCCGCACCGTCACGGAGACGGAGTCGGTCACTCTCGCCTCGCTCGTCGACGCCTGCTGGGGCGTGATCGACGGCCCCGACGCGACGCTGGAGTCGGCGGTCGACGGCCTCCGCGTGGAGTGTGACCGCGGGCGGCTCCGCCACCTCTTCGAGAACCTGTTCCGCAACGCCGTCGAGCACGGCGACGGGGAGACGACGGTCCACGTCGGCACCGTCACGGACGCCGAGGGGGAGCCGGTCGGCTTCTTCGTCGCCGACGACGGGCCGGGAATTCCCCCCGAGGACCGCGAGGCCGTCTTCGAGCCGAGTTACACCACCTCCGAGTCCGGGACGGGACTCGGGCTGTCGATCGTCGCCGGCGTCGTCGACGCCCACGACTGGTCGATCTCCGTCGCCGAGAGTGCGGCCGGCGGCGCCCGCTTCGAGGTGACGGACCTCGACGTGGTCGACGACTGA
- a CDS encoding class I SAM-dependent methyltransferase family protein, protein MTEDRAEQTTEADAERGGESAAADDDTATDSDTFTAPCVRVAREEGEATRERLADAGLLDGDRQIEVVDGEIYVPVTDAAAVPSSDDVVDRATGERDRQTTPADVLGWDPTYERLGDVVVIDEDDPERARTVADAITTSDVPCETVLNRASKVNGEYRVREWEVLAGTETETVHREYGHAFRLDPTEVYFSPRLATERHRVIEQVTDGERALDMFAGVGPFAVPMATRGAEVVAVDANPAAVPYLETNAERNGVADRVTAIQADVRDVADGLPEDPRPAVRAGYCDWADRLVANLPHSADEFLDTAVALAGDDCVLHYYDIQHEDDPFGPGERAIREAVAASEADYTVSVETEHVVRSYAPHELNVCLDVRLRR, encoded by the coding sequence GTGACAGAGGATCGGGCCGAGCAGACGACGGAGGCCGACGCCGAGAGAGGTGGCGAGTCGGCGGCAGCCGACGACGACACGGCGACGGACAGCGACACGTTCACCGCCCCGTGTGTCCGCGTCGCACGCGAGGAGGGGGAGGCGACCCGCGAGCGGCTCGCCGACGCGGGGCTGTTGGACGGGGACCGCCAGATCGAGGTGGTCGACGGGGAGATCTACGTCCCGGTCACCGACGCCGCGGCCGTCCCGTCGTCGGACGACGTGGTCGACCGCGCGACCGGCGAGCGAGACCGCCAGACGACACCCGCGGACGTGCTCGGCTGGGACCCCACCTACGAGCGACTCGGCGACGTGGTCGTGATCGACGAGGACGATCCCGAGCGCGCCCGGACCGTCGCCGACGCGATCACGACCTCGGACGTGCCCTGCGAGACCGTGTTGAACCGCGCCTCGAAGGTCAACGGGGAGTACCGCGTCCGCGAGTGGGAGGTGCTCGCCGGCACGGAGACGGAGACGGTCCACCGCGAGTACGGCCACGCGTTCCGCCTCGACCCGACCGAGGTGTACTTCTCGCCGCGACTGGCGACGGAACGCCACCGCGTGATCGAGCAGGTGACCGACGGCGAGCGCGCACTCGACATGTTCGCGGGTGTCGGCCCGTTCGCGGTGCCGATGGCGACCCGCGGTGCCGAGGTGGTCGCCGTCGACGCGAACCCCGCCGCCGTCCCGTACCTCGAGACCAACGCCGAGCGCAACGGCGTCGCGGACCGCGTGACGGCGATCCAGGCGGACGTACGCGACGTGGCCGACGGCCTCCCGGAGGACCCGCGGCCGGCGGTGCGGGCGGGCTACTGCGACTGGGCGGACCGACTGGTGGCGAACCTCCCACACTCCGCCGACGAGTTCCTCGACACCGCGGTGGCGCTGGCGGGCGACGACTGTGTACTCCACTACTACGACATCCAACACGAGGACGACCCGTTCGGCCCGGGCGAACGGGCGATTCGCGAGGCGGTCGCCGCGAGCGAGGCCGACTACACCGTCTCCGTCGAGACGGAACACGTCGTCCGCTCGTACGCGCCACACGAACTGAACGTCTGTCTCGACGTGCGACTGCGGCGGTGA
- a CDS encoding bacteriorhodopsin has protein sequence MLANVLDTAARGTVPLQTQADTVDAIRESLLLSSSLWVNVALAGLSILLFVYMGRDLTESRAKLIWVAALLVPLVSISSYASLVSGLTVGFLEMPAGHPLAGQGEILSPWGRYLTWTFSTPAILAALGLVAGTDFTKLFTAITMDVGMCVTGLAAALITSSLLVRWVFFGISTAFFLVVVYVILVEWSDDAARAGTSEIFDGLRNLTVVLWFGYPILWALGSEGLAVLGVGLTSWGYSGLDILAKYLFAFLLLRWVANNESVVASNPSLLGDE, from the coding sequence ATGCTAGCGAACGTACTCGACACGGCGGCGCGAGGTACCGTTCCACTACAGACGCAGGCGGACACAGTCGACGCGATCAGGGAGAGCCTCCTGCTCAGTTCGTCGCTGTGGGTGAACGTCGCACTCGCGGGGCTCTCGATCCTCCTGTTCGTCTACATGGGTCGCGACCTGACGGAGTCGCGGGCGAAACTGATCTGGGTGGCGGCGCTGCTCGTCCCGCTGGTGTCCATCTCGTCGTACGCCAGTCTGGTGTCGGGGCTCACCGTCGGCTTCCTGGAGATGCCGGCGGGCCACCCGCTCGCGGGACAGGGTGAGATCCTCTCGCCGTGGGGCCGGTACCTGACGTGGACGTTCTCCACGCCGGCCATCCTCGCCGCGCTCGGGCTCGTCGCCGGGACGGACTTCACGAAGCTGTTCACCGCGATCACGATGGACGTGGGGATGTGTGTGACCGGGCTCGCCGCGGCGCTGATCACGAGTTCCCTGCTCGTCCGCTGGGTGTTCTTCGGGATCAGCACCGCGTTCTTCCTCGTGGTGGTGTACGTGATCCTGGTGGAGTGGTCCGACGACGCGGCGCGTGCCGGCACCAGCGAGATCTTCGACGGGCTCCGGAACCTCACCGTCGTCCTGTGGTTCGGCTACCCGATCCTGTGGGCACTCGGCTCCGAGGGGCTCGCGGTGTTGGGCGTCGGGCTCACCTCGTGGGGCTACTCCGGGCTGGACATCCTCGCGAAGTACCTGTTCGCGTTCCTCCTGTTGCGGTGGGTCGCGAACAACGAGTCCGTCGTCGCCTCCAACCCGTCGCTGCTGGGTGACGAGTGA